From Quercus lobata isolate SW786 chromosome 11, ValleyOak3.0 Primary Assembly, whole genome shotgun sequence:
gttgttgtgttttaggATATACTTGTTcttatggttcaagagcttcacagattctagagttaggtgtgagtaagtttagttcaactgttcccaattcacatgttaagtctagagtttgttttagggttttgtcacaaaataaccaaatggggagattgtaaggttgaatttaatcaactatcttgttggctttattctgtaccaaatttgcttgtaatttagtaattagtaaccctgtgtttaggtgggaatcatgtaaggatagtgtgtgagagagtgtgaagaaatgctcaagactgtgtaGTGAAGCAGGGAATCGTGGGTGGCTCacagcttgcaagccgccagaagatgcacacgagtgaagcatgcagagaagctgaaTTGTCATGCCAGTTGTAGCATTACAGGCCAAAaagtccagactggccatttagTTAGCTCGCAGCTtggactcgcgactcagtcaagtcactagtccactctgttatggaaaaactgactcttcacattcctttctcactctagtataaataccccttatacccacgaaatatagaAAGCTTCTAGAGacaattttaagagagaaaccctagagaaaaacaagattgactcatccacaatctttacataatgacttttcaaattcctcaactctcaccctctccattgttacatccttgagaggtacattagccaaaaccttttctcaccgtACTCACATCTGTGAGAAGGTTATTTGGTacttaggaagcagttaggaagggaccaattcatattggttgatgctatgggttataacggaatccggtaagttagaagaaataggttcggcgtaacctcgttagagtaggagcttggaaggcttagatacactgggtagattagacttggagggtcttctactgttcatgtatcccaactttattttttagtggattattgatcgcttggagggcggcgaagaggttttacgctgagagcttcggtttcctcttcgataacacatcgctgtgttgtccttgtgtttgcatctcttttctttaatctttgccatttaatttttgctatagatgtgattttatttggtttagattatgttatcaattctgttttagcttactTATATTTTCTACACGTACATTATTTGTTGATAAGCTTGATTTGGTAATTTGtatattgggggtctaaacgttcataggtgttttatacatattttgaacatttaatGCCATTTCTATGTTCATGAGTTATCCCACTGCCAACAAAGTTGATTTTTTCCGAGGGTCAAAACCCTTGAAAAAGTATTAACAGCCTTCAAAAGATATTATTTTGAGGGTTTAACTGACCCTTGATGACTTTTGAGACAAATTTCCTCTAATTGACCCTTGAAACCGAAATTTCAACAGCCTACATGACCCTCAAAACAAATGTTTTATCTTTATCAAGGATTGGTAACCTTGAAAAATTCAAGAGGGATAAAGAACAATAACCTTTTTTTGAGGGTCTCCCAACCCTCAAAATaaggtttttctctttttaaaaaataaaaaatatataaaaacccACAGCCATACACATAGACTTTAAATAaccatatattaaaaaatctatattatacccaaacacaaatatcaaaacaaaactcaatTAGCTTTCCAAGTTACTAAACTCTTCATTCTTGAAGTTTATGTAGACATTTTCATATTAACATAAAGGAACTTAGTATTTTAACTAgataaaggagaaaaaaaaaaaaaggaagaggaagaagaagagaaatgaaTCAGTACAAGAACCATACATGATCAAAATCCTAAtcttaatattattctatttcaATGCAAAACAACCTGAAGTATTAATGTTTAAAGGGTCTCACATAAATGATTCTACCTTCTCCTGGTAGTTCTCAAAGATTGATGCATAGCCATCAACTTTCCCTTGCATTAAGAAGTGCAAGGAAATAGACAAACCAATTAATCATGCACTTGTTAAATGGTTGAGGTGTTTGATTGAAAAATTGTCATACAATGAAGTCCATATTGACatgtgattttcaaaatgtaACATATTTATGAAAAAGCAAATAAATGATGCATATAAATTACTGTATTAATTTAAACTATAGACATGAATAGTTCATTAACACACAAGTACACACACTTACCCACTCTGTTTTGAACTTAAGGCTTGGCAACAATTGTTGTGTGACTATGATCAGGTCATTCTCTATTTCATAGttacaaagaatatttatttgtttcaatctgattttatttattattgaatccaatcttttctacccaaaaaaaaaaggaaaaaagaatccAATCCCATTTATATATGATATGAATATCCTCAATATTTGGTCTACGTCATTTACTCAAATTAGACAAGCTAGACAGCATGTATTCAAGAAAAAAGTAGTCCATAGAGTGccgtaataatttttcataaaagaaagggcaaaacATTAATGAATGTACCCAATTATTATGGTTAAAAAGGTTATGATCTTTTACCATGCTGTTTTTGAGTAAATGATTGTATGTGTAGCCAATgctaaaaaaaaagcaattacaaACCAATTTAGCTAAAGCCAAGTATGTAATTCTAACATCTTTCTTCCTACAAGTTGACAGAAAAACCATCATAATGGAACTACAATAACTGACAAATTATCCACACTACCTTTCTCAAATGTGTATTTACTAGGCAATTAGCTAACGAGGATGAGGGCGAGCATGAACTTGAATCATGTATAAGATCACATACATCTTGTGGTGTCATGCTTTCAAAAATACCATCAGAAGAAACCACCAAAAATCTATCATTGGCATCTAGAGTTTGCCAACCTGTCACTTCAGGTTCACTTCAGGTTCAGCTATAACACCAAATCTGaccaaaaaagaatgaaaatacaAGCTCCATTATACTTGCaagtctatatatatagatgttaacATGAAATAGATGACAGAATTGACAGTGAATCATAACAAAGCAGTTAGTCTCAAAACTTTTGAGATTGGTTTTTTATTTCtgaatggaatgaaaaatagaaaatcaggTAATAAAATATGacaaattgagaaaataagggAAAATTTAGCTGCATTCAAGTTAAGAAACCCACCTCTTTTGGTGCACATCACCAATGGCTCAGGACATAGGAAGTTCAGCATTAACCCAAGGCTTACCCCAGAGAGTGACAACGATACCACTAGCTGCTTCAATTCGAGCTCTTTCATCATCTCTACCTGGACTATGATCTTCTGTTAGTTTAGTAGCTGAAAGACTGGCTGTCAAGTTATCTGTCACTTTCATATAAACATACAGATATTCAATTATTAGGTTAAAATAAGGTGAAGTTCTATACTCCTTTACTTGATGTACAACTAATGCTTAGGAAAGTCCTATTTCAGGTAAAAGCATTAAGAGAAAGGAATTCTTTATCATCTTAGCACATATCTAGTAGACACAACTAATTTCAACTCAAATCAGCTAAACCTTTATTCCCATTAATTAGGATTATCTTCTGGATGCAACTGGTTAAAGAGTCAATAATCAATATcactacttaatgaaaaaaaaaaaaaaaaggagatatCAGAGAGCTAGTACCCTAAACAGACTGGATTTTCTTTGTGCATAAAAGGGCCATTGAGTCACCAACATTGGCAATTAAAATCTTCCCGTCAAGAGTTTAAGCCATCTCATATTTTACGCAATACTGTAAGGCAAAGAGTGTCAATGATCACCTCAAATGCTACTGCTTGTTTGACTTGTCTTAGGTTACTAGCACTTCCTCAAAAGGGTACAGGTATAGAAGATGCTGTTAACAATATATACGCATTTTGATATATGCAGGACACAAATAACACAGGATGCCTATAATCTTATCCTATTATGGCCATGCCAAAGCAATAGAGTATAAATGCATTCACTCAAAGTAAATTGCTTAATCAAGGGAACAAGCAACATACCTTCTGTGCATAGGCATTAATCAAGGCATTGTACATTGTGGAAGGCGGCTTCAACCCCGTAGACTTCATAACATCCAAGCACTCAATCGCGTCATCAAACCTCCCCCCGACTTTCCATAAATATCAACCAATGTTGTGTATGTAACCACATTAGGCAATAACCCCTGACTCTGCATCCTCCCAAACAAGCCCTTCACATCCTTCCACCTCTGCTGCTCCCCAAAACAACTGATCATAATATTATACATCGTAGTACACAGCTTATACCCTTTCTGCTATATTTCCTCAAACAACTCCTCTACCCTATCATGGCATCCCGACTTACAATGACAATCAATGAGCGTGTTCCGCATAACAGTATTGGGCTCAATCCCCTCCGATTGATCAAGACAATTGTACTTTCCAAAAGTATCAATCATCACATTGTAAAAATGCCTATCAGGCCTAATCCACTACTCTTCATTTCCTTCAAAACCTGAAATGATCTTTACCAATATGACCATCAAATACTGCCATAACACCAACTGTACCCTCCCCAAGCCCATTTTTACCTGCATCCAACTCAAGCTTCAAACAACAACTTGTCCACATCAATATAAAGATCTAATGTTTTCTGTCAGTTTGAGATGTGATGCTCCTAAAGCAGTGTTTCTTCAAGATATGAAACTTACTTTGAGTGTCctgttattggtttcattataaatttatattattaccTAGGATGCACGGACTCGGCTCCAGAGCCATCGCACCCGCGTCCGACGTGGCGGGATGCGGCGACGCGGGAGGGACACCGCTGACCACGCATCGGTGCCGCGTCGGGCTGCGTCCTGCCACGTGGATTCCCCGACTCGCACCGACGCAGCTCAAATTGGACCAACTCGGCCGAAACTGGCGACACCGCCGAAATGGCCGAAACGGCCCAATCAggctgaaattaaaaaaaaaaaggtgcaaaacGCACCGTTTGAACTTAACCTAAAACACTAGGactctctcacacactctcACTTCGTCcaaacactctctctcactccgtccctcatctctcttccttgTGCTCTCTGCAAGTCTGCGGTGTGCTCGGCTTCAGGTgtgctctctcttctctgtgcTCTAGTAACTAAATCTAAATCCTTGCTTATTTAACTTTATTCTGTATATTTCAGCCACCATTTTTACTCTCTGTTTTTTatgatttctctctttcaaattgcTTAGAAATGAATTTGTGAATCAGAAAATTTGTGTGTTTGCTgtgtttttttgcttgttttttcgGTTCTTGTGGGAGTTAAAGGGTTTTGTTATTAATATGGCTGctgtgatttacaaatttggtatatgtttatataatgtgaaaaagtatgcttagcaatatatttaaaatagaaatataaatatttttaataattttttaatcgccgagtcctgccgcacccgcacccacctttttcaaaaattgccgagtcccggtccctcacccgagtcccgaaacgcacccgtgcttcatagattattaccctctctctcttttttcatgtgttacatttgaaattttttgaatgtgaACATACAATAAAAACAGTCCTAAAATAATAAGGATAATTTTCAAGAgtgaggaaagagagagagagagagtacctaAATGTGGTATCTTCATATCAAGATCACATACAATACGATCCTCTTGGTATTCCCTATGTCCCTGAAATGTGGCAAACTGGTAGTTCACAGTATTATTTTGAAGAGATCCAGTGGAGAGATCCCACTCAGAGTGTTCAGAAAGGCCACCTTCGTCATTTGCCATCATACGCGACAGGGATACTCCATATGAAGATGGAATCAAGATAACAAAAATTGCTAAACAGATTAATGGAATTTTAAAGCCTTCCATTATGAATTGGATAATAGAATTTTACTActgagaaaaaagaaaccccAAAAGTCATACAGCTAAGATTCTGaactccaaaaaataaaaataaaaaataaaaaactaacaaTGGGTAAGAAATTGCAtaggaatcaaaaaaaaaaagagaaataaaagctTAGGACTCAATTTGTTCACTCCCTAGTAAAAGTTTCATCAAACAGCAGTCATAGAAGTTTATTTCAGGCAGCATGTAATCATGAGAACATGGCATCCAATGTTCTCAGTCTATCAGTTACAGATTCATGCAAGAAGTAACTCAAACTTTATATTTCTATAGATTCATATGATATTTCTATAGACATGATACAATGATTAATTAAAGAAATGCCAATTGTactgctttaaaaaaaaaagtatatactATAAGATGAACAGTCAATAAACACAATAGACCATATTACCATAATAAACATGATGAAAAGTCAACTAATTTAGTAACCACTTTGAGCATACAAAAGAAGACCCAAAaccattccaaaaaaaatataaaagcatTATGTCCTGGTTGGTTTCTAGGAAAGAAACCtcaaattgttttgatttggatttttcattatttaagaagtagaaaaacagaaaaacaacaataaaaaaagattttacttTACATTTTGTTTATAACAAGACTGATGCTTGTACCTGATCAGTAGGGTTTGATTTGAATCTGAGAGGAACGATTCGATTGGGACTGTTGTAGTTGTAGAGTGAGTCAGTGTGAATGACTCggactcttctctctctcagtaATCTTTCCACATAGAACCTAAAAATTCAAGCTTTACTTActatttttcatccaaaatccaaatatcaaaatcaacCAATAATTTAAGCTCAAATCAAACCAGAATGTACAAATCAATCCCAAAATCCTCTCCAATACATCATtcttttcctacaatttttagACAACCAAATAGATTCTCGAATGaatcaaagaaatttaataGACCTCAAATTTCAGCACAAGTTAACGGTTGGGGATTCGAGCTAGAAAATTTACCAATTGAAAACACCAacaataaaactataaaaataaatataaatataactaaaaattttcaaaaaaaaaaaaaaaaaaaaaaaaaactcaacaaaaccGATACAATACAAACTCATTTATTTTCCTACGATTTCTCAACAAACAAACAGATTCTAAACGAGTCCAAAGAAGTTTAATCGAGCTCAAATTCCACCACAAAGCTAATGAATTGAGCTAGAATTTCAAAGcaattgaaataaatataactgttaaaataaataaaaactcaagcaAATCCTATTCATTTCAAACAATTTCTCTAAATACAGAATCCGAGTAAATCAATAGAAATGCAATAAAATGAAACGCCGTAGAAGATCGTACCTAGCAGAATCGGATATAAGTGTAATTTCCATAATTTCTCGGGAAACAAATAGAGGGAGACAGACCTGTAATCGGAAAATGGGGTGGCGAAGGTGCTCAGTCTATCAACGGCTCGCTTGTCGTCGGAGATGAGATAGCTGACCACCGCAAATCAGCCTGTCGGAGATGAGATGAGCTCCGATCTTTAAGTTTTTTGAGATGAGCTCAGATCGATTTTGAGAGAATTTTCTGAGATGAGCTCCGATTTTGAGAGAATTTTCTGATAGTGTGAGCGGTTTCTGAGTGTGGAACGTGAACAAAAATGAGTTTTCccttttgtattttaattttggacTTTATTTCAAGGGTTGGAAATTTTGAGATATCTTCTATCAATGGTTGTCATAGGATGCGTTGAAAGTGTTTAAATTTGGAGGTAAAATTAGTACTGGAGTGTAAACTAGCCCGCCTAATTTTAATAGATTATTCCGAGGGTTGTATAGGTTTATTTTGAGGATTTTAATGACCCTCGGAATAAAGCTTACCAAAGTCAGCCATGCGCATTTTTGGTGATGCTTTCGGCTCCTTTTAGAGAAAGTGCATTGAAACAAGTCAAGTTTGTTGTAGCGTTCACCCATCGGTACTTGTTatatattaaccaaaaaaaataaaaataaaacatatgatAAGCTGTGATTTATATTCTTATTGTCTCTAACCTAACACAAATCAAATATTTGCATCAAAgccatctttctttcttttttttcttttttttgctggtcaaatttttattttattttattttattttattttttgagaatcaagtcaatacttttattaatcaatGAATACTGTCATGAATAACAAGCTGTTGCACATCACTTGGGATGTCATTTGACCAAACATAGGGACAAGGTATATTTTTAGCAGCCTTAGCCAGTTTAACTGCTACGGCATTCCTTTGTCTCTTTACATGAATAAAGGTAGCTGATACAAAGTTCAAAGCCAAAGCTTTAACATCATCTAGAATATGACCAAAAGAGCTGTAGTAAGGAGTGCCCGAGTTGATAGCATTTGTGATAGATTCAAAGTCCCTTTCAAAAACCACATCTGCAAGACCAAGCTGAAGAGCGAACCTTACGGCTTCTCTACATGCGATGGCCTCAACCTCCTCCACTGTTCCGGGTAGTACCGTTTTGTCTGAGAGAGCACCACACACCCTTCCATCTACGTCTTTAACTATTACTCCAACTCTCGCCTGCCAAATTTCTTTGAATAGAGCTCCATCATAATTGACTTTGTGCTGTGATATCTAAGGCGAGTACCAACGTGTTGCACCTGCGGGCCTAAACTCAGGTATGGGAGGCTGTTGAGCTAATCGATATTCGAGTAATCTCTCTCGCATGTCCTGGTACAACAGATGAAACGGAAGGGAAGATGCATGCATTCTTGAGGCATTTCTTTTGTTCCATATACTCCAGGCGACAAAGGCAAACCGTTCAGCCAGGTTTGGTTCCTCTAAATTTGTGATACCAATCCACAGATCTCTGAAGTCCACGAAGCGCATGGAGAGGTGATTTCTGAGGATTTCTTCTTCCCACCAGACCTCCTTGAGTACTTGGTAGCCCCACAAGGCATGAACAAAGTCCTCAACTTCCTTATTGCACCATTCGTATAATGCATTCCTTGTGACATTCCTGGCTAGCAAATTCTTTTTGGTGGGGAGTGAATCACGACAAGCTCTCCATAGGAAGTGCTTGATTTTATTTGGAACACTCAGGGACCAAATTCTTCTCCAACAACTTGTTTGGGCCGAAGTATCAGATGGGCTAGGAGTGGACAAATCCGGCTTAGACATCAGCATTTTGTACGCACTCTTGGTCGTGTATTTCCCTGATTTGGTGCCAGCCCAAATGAGAAGGTCAGGGACCTGATTTGAGCTTAGTGGGATGCCCAGAATCTGTTAGGCTTCATGGGGAAAGAATTCCTGTGTTACTCACTCTGTAATCCACCTTGGGCCATCCTTATCAATAAGAGCACATACCTTTGCATTCATAGGGCGGTTTTTTTGGGGAGAGATGACATGTTTTGTTGACATATCAGGCAGCCACTTATCGCCCCTAATCTGCACTGAAGCACCATCCCCAATCCGCCAATATGCTCTTTGCTTGACCACCTCCCTTGCCTTGAGAATGCTTTGCCAAGTGTATGACCCATTGGATTTTACCCCACTTTCAAGAACCGAGCATGTAGGGAAAAACCTTTCTTTGAAGACTTTGTAGAACATGGAATCGGTATTATGAATTAATCTCCAAATCTATTTACCTAGGAGAGCTAGATTAAATTTTTCCAATTCCCTAAAGCCCAAACCACCATGTAAATTGGGTAAGCAAAGTTTTTTCCAAGCTATCcaatggatttttcttgccTCACCCAAAtacccccaccaaaattttctagtCAATGCTTCAATGTCCTTGCACAAATTTTTGGGGAGTTTGAAACACCCCATGGTGAAGGTTGGCA
This genomic window contains:
- the LOC115966658 gene encoding uncharacterized protein LOC115966658 gives rise to the protein MFYKVFKERFFPTCSVLESGVKSNGSYTWQSILKAREVVKQRAYWRIGDGASVQIRGDKWLPDMSTKHVISPQKNRPMNAKILGIPLSSNQVPDLLIWAGTKSGKYTTKSAYKMLMSKPDLSTPSPSDTSAQTSCWRRIWSLSVPNKIKHFLWRACRDSLPTKKNLLARNVTRNALYEWCNKEVEDFVHALWGYQVLKEVWWEEEILRNHLSMRFVDFRDLWIGITNLEEPNLAERFAFVAWSIWNKRNASRMHASSLPFHLLYQDMRERLLEYRLAQQPPIPEFRPARVGVIVKDVDGRVCGALSDKTVLPGTVEEVEAIACREAVRFALQLGLADVVFERDFESITNAINSGTPYYSSFGHILDDVKALALNFVSATFIHVKRQRNAVAVKLAKAAKNIPCPYVWSNDIPSDVQQLVIHDSIH